A genomic window from Companilactobacillus alimentarius DSM 20249 includes:
- a CDS encoding PepSY domain-containing protein: protein MKKRVIGFGVAIFISILLGGCSNKANNAESSSVKSSKTLISKTKVSANEAIKVYQKTYPDTSVTSLELEKSLRGPVYKVEGIDDQKEYQVNINAKNKKILQNSQEELDEDDQNESDRKADTLDLSNLISVKKAARIAEKKVKGGKSTEFSLDKDLGTTYWDVTVKKGSQEKNIKINANNGKVLQVEND from the coding sequence ATGAAAAAACGTGTAATCGGATTTGGTGTCGCAATATTCATATCTATTTTGCTTGGGGGATGTTCTAATAAAGCTAATAATGCTGAGAGTAGTAGTGTAAAATCTTCAAAAACATTAATTAGTAAAACTAAGGTCAGTGCTAATGAGGCTATAAAGGTCTATCAAAAAACTTATCCTGATACTTCTGTAACGTCGTTAGAATTGGAAAAATCTTTGCGTGGTCCTGTCTATAAAGTAGAAGGAATAGATGATCAAAAAGAATATCAAGTTAATATCAACGCAAAAAATAAAAAGATCCTACAAAATTCTCAAGAAGAGTTGGATGAAGATGATCAAAATGAATCTGATCGTAAAGCGGATACCCTTGATTTGAGTAATTTAATTAGTGTGAAAAAAGCCGCTAGAATTGCTGAAAAGAAGGTTAAGGGTGGTAAGAGTACAGAATTTAGCTTGGATAAGGATTTAGGAACTACATATTGGGATGTCACTGTTAAAAAGGGATCGCAAGAAAAAAATATTAAGATCAATGCAAACAATGGGAAAGTTTTACAGGTTGAAAATGATTAG
- a CDS encoding response regulator transcription factor, translated as MYSVLIIDDEYMILKGLEKIIKWSDYGFEVVKSARNAKQALEYLSTNEINLIITDVNMPKINGLEFVKIAKEQGHQFEFMILSGYQEFDYVRTGLKLGAVDYILKPIDANALVEALKKVKHKLDSQIVMRQDSRTSLNLQIKKLFENDLDKNQIVALFHQLRINPELIGHGLTVIACNRVDDTERIDHLCDEYGQVLKFSQGRVIDIGFIGGRGKLLKFVRELEDRQIITGESFITVGETVYDWNNISQSYEQAVRLSTIYKFYEKSNEFSSNKLRVDWLKQATLPKISLVKVKQAIALDDCEELDKEFLQIFSELSKQGASPSYVRQIAFLIYSEINAKIGHNNDDYQGYVMRINNSENLQDIINILKEVLEKVSVGDPLNKDYSENIRRVIEIIKKNYQDDLNLRYVSDCLHLNSDYLGQLFKKELKMSFSKYLNEYRIEQAQYLLKETKQSVSEISSKVGYMTTAYFYRNFKIICGISPKEYRKKYV; from the coding sequence ATGTATTCAGTTTTAATAATTGATGATGAATATATGATTTTGAAAGGATTAGAAAAAATAATCAAGTGGTCAGATTATGGATTTGAAGTAGTCAAATCAGCTCGAAACGCAAAGCAAGCTTTAGAATATTTGAGTACCAATGAAATCAATTTGATTATTACCGACGTTAATATGCCGAAAATCAATGGTCTGGAGTTTGTCAAAATTGCTAAGGAACAAGGACATCAATTTGAATTCATGATTCTTTCGGGATATCAGGAATTTGACTATGTTCGAACTGGATTAAAATTAGGAGCAGTTGATTATATTTTGAAACCAATTGATGCAAATGCACTAGTTGAGGCATTGAAGAAAGTCAAACATAAATTAGATTCTCAAATTGTTATGCGACAAGATTCGAGAACCTCTCTTAATTTGCAAATTAAAAAATTATTTGAAAATGATTTAGATAAAAATCAAATCGTGGCTCTTTTTCATCAATTGAGAATTAATCCTGAGTTGATTGGACATGGTTTAACTGTGATTGCTTGTAATCGTGTTGACGATACGGAAAGGATTGATCATCTCTGTGATGAATATGGTCAAGTCTTGAAATTTAGCCAGGGACGTGTAATTGATATTGGTTTTATTGGTGGACGAGGGAAACTCTTAAAATTTGTTCGTGAGCTGGAAGACCGACAGATAATTACGGGAGAATCATTTATTACTGTTGGAGAAACGGTCTATGATTGGAATAATATTAGTCAAAGCTATGAACAAGCTGTTAGATTGTCGACGATATATAAATTTTATGAGAAGAGTAATGAATTTAGCAGTAACAAATTACGAGTTGATTGGCTAAAACAAGCCACTCTACCTAAGATTTCTTTAGTCAAAGTTAAGCAGGCGATTGCCTTGGACGATTGTGAAGAACTAGATAAGGAATTTTTACAAATTTTTAGTGAACTATCAAAACAAGGAGCTAGTCCATCTTACGTGAGACAGATTGCCTTCTTGATCTATTCTGAAATTAACGCCAAGATTGGTCACAATAATGATGATTATCAGGGTTATGTCATGAGAATTAATAATTCAGAAAATTTACAAGATATTATAAATATTTTGAAAGAGGTATTGGAAAAAGTTTCCGTCGGTGATCCTTTAAATAAGGATTATTCAGAAAACATACGACGAGTAATAGAGATTATTAAGAAGAATTATCAAGACGACTTGAATCTACGTTACGTTTCAGATTGTTTGCATTTAAACTCTGATTATTTAGGACAATTGTTTAAAAAGGAATTAAAAATGAGTTTTTCCAAGTACCTGAATGAATATCGAATTGAGCAAGCACAGTATTTATTGAAAGAAACCAAACAAAGTGTTTCTGAGATTTCAAGTAAAGTAGGTTATATGACAACAGCGTATTTCTATCGTAATTTTAAAATAATTTGTGGTATCTCACCTAAAGAATATCGAAAGAAATATGTTTAA
- a CDS encoding sensor histidine kinase produces MLRNRYNLQKLMTFYIKVMVTTITLFAVIMAIFKIHDIFGSMNQTLMSGVNRTSLVINVEQAEANQFAKNIIQTPSKVKNLQNFFQLNSADYLTYSQNHSNEEDFYFLPNQAADFMQNNNSNRIAFTLNQESQGIILTPDNPGGVRVDAKKLTSEGLYYGVPLINDATFQSFGSVIVNFPIKNLDDNLSYSPNKSDLQVFVMSNLGRIRYSFNSQLSGYANKVLTQNPNQEDILLNVLKKKYFLKKQVAGNGDLIIGLVPKVIIYRRIAFNLLIFLVGAIVIDGFLWWSLKYIFHNYRIHLKAMTDSLDAISNGNLKTRVPVPTQEGELNTLATGINDMLDAIDQYVLQIYQLQLEQKDANMKALQSQINPHFLYNTLEYIRMYAINEGQKELADVVFSFANLLRNNISQESTVTLDKEFEFAEKYIYLYQMRFPDQIGYQLNLDEKLKKMKVPKFIIQPLIENYFGHGIDLERFDNAVHIRADKLKNMVEISIADNGTPLTEEQLKDLNDKLASQEVKSINGNRSIGLMNVKARMMGAFGHDFKMFITNNRFNGVTVKMQIFLEE; encoded by the coding sequence ATGTTAAGGAATCGTTATAATTTACAAAAGTTAATGACATTCTATATTAAGGTAATGGTGACTACCATTACCTTATTTGCGGTTATAATGGCTATTTTTAAAATACATGATATTTTTGGAAGCATGAATCAAACCCTGATGTCCGGAGTTAATCGAACTTCATTAGTGATTAATGTTGAGCAGGCTGAAGCTAATCAGTTTGCTAAGAATATTATTCAAACGCCATCTAAAGTGAAGAACTTACAAAACTTTTTTCAATTAAATTCAGCCGATTATTTAACCTATAGTCAAAATCACTCTAATGAAGAGGACTTTTATTTTTTACCTAATCAAGCAGCTGATTTTATGCAAAATAATAATTCTAATAGAATTGCATTTACTTTGAATCAAGAAAGTCAGGGAATTATTTTAACACCAGACAATCCAGGTGGAGTGAGAGTCGACGCCAAGAAGTTGACATCCGAGGGATTATATTATGGTGTTCCTTTAATTAACGATGCTACTTTTCAATCCTTTGGCTCGGTTATTGTTAATTTTCCAATAAAGAATCTTGATGATAATTTATCGTATTCTCCCAATAAATCGGATTTACAAGTTTTTGTAATGTCTAATTTGGGGAGGATAAGATATAGTTTTAATTCTCAATTGTCTGGTTATGCAAATAAAGTATTAACACAGAATCCTAATCAAGAAGATATATTGTTAAATGTATTGAAGAAGAAATATTTCTTGAAAAAACAAGTAGCCGGTAATGGTGATCTAATAATTGGATTAGTTCCTAAAGTGATAATTTATCGACGTATAGCCTTTAATTTGTTGATATTTCTAGTAGGTGCAATTGTAATTGATGGATTTTTATGGTGGAGTTTGAAATATATTTTTCATAATTATCGTATACACCTAAAAGCCATGACAGATTCTTTAGATGCAATTTCAAATGGAAATTTAAAAACCCGTGTGCCGGTACCAACCCAGGAAGGTGAGTTAAACACTTTAGCGACAGGAATAAATGATATGTTGGATGCGATTGATCAATATGTTTTACAAATATATCAGCTTCAATTGGAACAAAAAGATGCTAATATGAAGGCCCTCCAATCACAAATAAATCCACATTTTCTCTATAATACTTTGGAATACATTCGGATGTATGCCATTAACGAGGGCCAAAAGGAGTTGGCGGATGTTGTATTTAGTTTTGCTAATTTATTAAGAAATAATATTAGTCAAGAATCAACGGTGACATTGGATAAAGAATTTGAATTTGCAGAAAAATACATTTATTTGTATCAAATGCGTTTTCCTGATCAAATTGGATATCAATTAAATTTAGATGAGAAATTAAAAAAAATGAAAGTTCCTAAATTTATTATCCAGCCATTAATTGAAAATTATTTTGGACATGGAATAGATTTGGAAAGATTTGACAATGCGGTTCATATTAGGGCAGATAAATTAAAGAATATGGTGGAGATCTCGATAGCTGATAATGGGACGCCGTTGACTGAAGAACAATTGAAAGATTTGAATGATAAATTAGCTTCACAAGAAGTGAAATCAATTAATGGCAATCGATCTATTGGATTAATGAATGTTAAGGCACGAATGATGGGGGCATTTGGACATGACTTTAAAATGTTTATTACCAATAATCGATTTAACGGAGTAACTGTCAAAATGCAAATCTTTTTGGAGGAATAA
- a CDS encoding DUF624 domain-containing protein, producing MVSRAVQQIFIKVYTIIKLNLFFWGLSFCGGIILGVGPALLVVNELYYDYGFQYGQVSWKIAWKLFKENFTAGNELFYSFAVVTVVLSYSLFLSVQLRGLSFIVTDFIIGIVLLSTICIYAYVLSIKAGFEINIINGFKLACAHFFFNFFDNIKEIIGLAVVIGVTYKFSGLILFATVSLMIIYTQYVGRNWHMHVEELN from the coding sequence ATGGTTTCCCGTGCGGTACAGCAAATTTTTATTAAAGTATATACGATAATTAAATTAAATTTATTTTTCTGGGGACTAAGTTTTTGTGGAGGAATAATCTTAGGAGTTGGCCCAGCATTATTAGTAGTTAATGAATTATATTATGACTACGGATTTCAATACGGCCAAGTGTCTTGGAAAATTGCTTGGAAATTATTTAAAGAAAATTTCACAGCTGGTAATGAATTATTTTATAGCTTTGCTGTTGTAACAGTTGTTTTAAGTTATAGTTTGTTTTTGTCTGTGCAATTGCGTGGTCTATCTTTTATCGTAACTGATTTTATTATTGGTATAGTTTTACTTTCGACAATTTGTATTTATGCATACGTTTTAAGCATCAAAGCTGGATTTGAAATTAACATTATTAATGGTTTCAAACTTGCCTGTGCGCATTTCTTTTTTAATTTTTTTGATAATATAAAAGAGATTATTGGATTAGCTGTTGTTATTGGAGTTACCTATAAGTTTTCCGGATTAATCTTATTTGCTACAGTTAGTTTAATGATAATTTATACTCAATATGTAGGCAGAAATTGGCATATGCACGTTGAGGAGTTAAATTGA
- a CDS encoding ABC transporter substrate-binding protein — translation MKKWVKRSMGAALLAMTAVGLTACGSSKSASDSDVPTLLMYQIGDKPKNYDTLISKTNKILEKKTKAKIKIQYIGWGDYTQKMSVIVSSGEKYDIAKADNYAVNAQKGAYTDLTKMLPKYAPSAYKDLNSAYIKGNKVDGKLYTMPINGNVYAQQVVSFNKKYLDKYNIDVSKINSYKDLEDVFAKFHSENKKVLTFSTGPTFRIGSNLDFVIDQDYPFAVDAVNKGKKIINPYNNTQYKETLRTMHDYYKKGYIQKDAATDNTDRPLSGDTWFARQETQGPFDYGDHQLSQTAGQEIVSRPMSPAVKTTAQAGMYNYVVSNNSKNKVKAVKVLGVINNDPELLNGLVYGEKGKAWKYVDNKKRVKLLKGYKEKYHSAPWQTGDNNKITPTTDVTSTMIQERKDNISKSIDSPILGFQFNTKNVKTEMTNISNVMNKYLAGLQTGTSDPDTTIPKMNKELKKAGYDKVQKEMQKQYDEFQKNGNNK, via the coding sequence ATGAAGAAATGGGTTAAACGTTCAATGGGCGCAGCATTATTAGCAATGACAGCTGTGGGATTGACAGCTTGTGGTTCTAGTAAATCGGCTAGTGACAGTGATGTACCAACCTTATTAATGTATCAAATTGGTGATAAACCAAAGAATTATGATACTTTGATTTCTAAGACAAATAAGATTTTAGAGAAAAAAACTAAAGCTAAAATCAAAATTCAATATATTGGTTGGGGTGATTATACACAGAAAATGTCAGTTATCGTTTCATCAGGTGAAAAATATGATATCGCTAAGGCCGATAACTACGCTGTCAATGCACAAAAAGGTGCTTATACAGATCTGACTAAGATGCTTCCTAAATACGCTCCTTCAGCATATAAGGATTTAAACTCTGCTTATATTAAAGGTAATAAGGTTGATGGAAAACTTTATACTATGCCTATCAACGGAAACGTATATGCACAACAAGTTGTATCGTTTAATAAAAAATATTTGGATAAATATAACATTGATGTAAGCAAAATAAACTCATATAAAGATTTGGAAGATGTATTTGCCAAATTCCATTCAGAGAATAAGAAGGTTTTGACATTCTCTACTGGTCCTACTTTCCGTATTGGCTCAAATCTAGACTTTGTTATTGATCAAGATTATCCATTTGCAGTTGACGCCGTTAATAAGGGTAAAAAGATTATCAATCCTTATAATAATACTCAGTACAAAGAAACTTTGAGAACAATGCACGATTATTATAAGAAAGGTTATATTCAAAAAGATGCAGCTACTGATAATACTGATCGTCCATTAAGCGGTGATACATGGTTTGCTCGTCAAGAGACACAAGGCCCCTTCGATTACGGAGATCATCAATTATCCCAGACAGCTGGTCAAGAAATTGTTTCTCGTCCAATGAGTCCAGCTGTTAAAACGACAGCTCAGGCTGGTATGTACAATTATGTTGTAAGTAATAACTCGAAGAATAAAGTTAAAGCAGTTAAAGTACTTGGTGTCATCAACAATGATCCTGAACTCTTGAATGGTTTAGTTTATGGTGAAAAAGGCAAGGCATGGAAGTATGTTGACAATAAGAAACGTGTCAAATTACTTAAAGGCTATAAGGAAAAATATCATTCAGCACCATGGCAAACAGGTGACAACAATAAAATTACACCTACAACAGACGTTACTAGCACTATGATTCAAGAACGTAAAGATAATATTTCTAAATCAATTGATTCACCAATTCTTGGCTTCCAATTTAATACAAAGAATGTCAAGACAGAAATGACAAATATTTCTAATGTTATGAACAAATATCTTGCTGGATTACAGACCGGTACTTCCGATCCAGACACTACAATTCCTAAGATGAATAAAGAACTTAAGAAAGCTGGCTATGATAAAGTTCAAAAAGAAATGCAAAAACAATATGATGAATTTCAAAAAAATGGAAATAATAAGTAA
- a CDS encoding carbohydrate ABC transporter permease → MKKKKKIDSVSVHSFNRGADLFFNIVVAIFALSCLLPLFFVVVISLTDENALATYGYRLWPKVWSFAGYKYLATMGGELLNSLWISVLVTVVGTVINSTFTSTYAYAISRSNFKYRKFFTVFCLITMLFSPGMVANYIVVTNMLHLKDTLWALILPMAVSPFNIIVMRTFFKRQVSESIIESARIDGASEMRIFTQIVIPLAVPGIATISLFAALGYWNDWFNALLYIQSDNLIPLQYLLMKIQSNIEMLSQNASAGTQFGGSLMAIPKEATRMAMVVIATLPIACSYPFFQKYFVRGLTIGGVKE, encoded by the coding sequence TTGAAAAAAAAGAAAAAAATAGATAGTGTCTCAGTTCACTCCTTCAATCGAGGAGCAGATTTGTTCTTCAACATAGTGGTGGCAATATTTGCTTTATCCTGTTTACTACCACTATTCTTCGTTGTTGTTATTTCTTTAACTGATGAGAATGCGCTAGCTACATATGGTTATCGTCTCTGGCCAAAGGTATGGAGTTTCGCTGGCTATAAGTATCTGGCAACAATGGGGGGAGAATTATTGAATTCACTTTGGATTTCAGTTTTAGTAACAGTGGTTGGAACTGTAATTAATTCAACTTTTACTTCAACTTATGCTTATGCAATTTCAAGGAGTAATTTCAAATATAGAAAATTTTTTACTGTTTTCTGTTTGATCACAATGTTATTTTCTCCAGGTATGGTTGCTAACTATATTGTTGTAACAAATATGCTTCATTTAAAAGATACACTGTGGGCCTTGATTTTACCCATGGCCGTAAGTCCTTTTAATATCATTGTTATGAGAACTTTCTTCAAGCGTCAGGTTTCTGAATCAATCATTGAATCGGCCAGAATTGATGGTGCCAGCGAAATGAGGATTTTTACACAAATTGTTATTCCGTTAGCTGTTCCAGGTATTGCAACAATAAGTTTGTTTGCCGCTTTAGGTTATTGGAATGATTGGTTTAATGCCTTGCTATATATTCAAAGTGACAATTTAATTCCATTACAATATTTATTGATGAAGATTCAATCTAATATTGAAATGTTGTCGCAAAATGCTTCAGCGGGAACCCAGTTTGGTGGAAGTTTGATGGCAATTCCTAAAGAAGCGACAAGAATGGCTATGGTTGTTATAGCTACATTGCCAATTGCATGTAGTTATCCATTCTTCCAGAAATATTTTGTTCGTGGTTTAACTATTGGTGGCGTTAAAGAATAA
- a CDS encoding beta-N-acetylglucosaminidase domain-containing protein: protein MEYKLFPIPQDIIYDEGTISLLPQVNLIIDKNLDRYTKNRIMNLLKKFEINYVDNTQISVEMSNLIVKISKHPSKHYDGYRLIITESKIQLLGDDTNAVFYGLATLEQILSQSEKLCVHQLVIQDFSDVKRRGFIEGYYGNPWTDEERIDLMRFGSELKMNQYVFAPKDDPYHNEKWRELYPKNRLTDIEKLARVGNETKTKFVWTIHPFMHDPIRFDRNYISDLRIIEKKFDQLMLIGVREFGILADDAPWPEHGDNDYIKLMKDLSNFLKKRKKNYPDITTDMIFVPYYYYSNGDEDGGHYDLQELNHGLPNNVHLVVTGGKTFGVVSNEFLDTLKENLTLKGSEYHSVQMWINWPVNDGSRNNLIMGGAKHYLKNNVDSHKIYGIMLNPMMHAEASKTAIFVNAAYSWHLWNNDRIRSIVEHNAFNFVENHTFESSKGSKALENLSQHMQFNGAMPDLNLESPKLDPKLQEFLKNFDEQTTTREEILKLKSEFSKIKYDALYFKNYGQTNLRNEMLPWIDNAIDQMQSLELVCDYLITNNREFLNSAEEIYQESKTHTFNYLKEVKRAEFGSQSLAPFLKRILTIANK from the coding sequence ATGGAGTATAAATTATTCCCAATTCCACAAGATATAATTTATGACGAAGGGACTATTTCCTTATTGCCTCAGGTCAATTTAATAATTGATAAAAATTTAGATCGGTATACTAAAAATCGAATAATGAATCTTCTTAAGAAATTTGAAATTAATTACGTCGATAATACTCAGATTAGTGTTGAAATGAGTAATCTGATTGTCAAAATATCCAAGCATCCATCAAAACATTATGATGGTTATAGATTAATTATTACTGAATCTAAGATTCAATTATTGGGCGATGATACAAATGCTGTTTTTTATGGTTTGGCGACACTTGAGCAGATCTTAAGTCAGTCGGAAAAACTGTGTGTGCATCAATTAGTTATTCAAGATTTTTCAGATGTTAAGAGACGTGGTTTTATCGAAGGATATTATGGTAATCCATGGACAGATGAAGAAAGAATTGACTTAATGCGGTTTGGTAGTGAGTTGAAAATGAATCAATATGTTTTTGCTCCGAAAGATGATCCATATCATAATGAGAAATGGCGTGAGTTATACCCTAAGAATCGTTTAACAGACATTGAGAAGTTAGCTAGAGTGGGAAATGAAACCAAAACAAAATTTGTTTGGACGATTCATCCCTTTATGCACGATCCAATCAGATTCGATCGGAATTACATTAGTGATTTGAGGATTATTGAAAAGAAGTTTGATCAATTAATGTTGATTGGAGTTAGGGAGTTTGGGATTCTAGCTGATGATGCTCCTTGGCCTGAACACGGAGATAATGATTATATTAAATTGATGAAAGATCTTTCAAATTTTTTAAAGAAACGTAAAAAGAATTATCCTGATATAACTACAGATATGATTTTCGTCCCTTATTATTATTATTCTAATGGTGATGAGGATGGTGGGCATTATGATTTACAGGAGTTAAATCATGGTTTACCAAATAATGTTCATTTAGTTGTTACTGGTGGAAAAACTTTTGGTGTTGTTTCAAATGAGTTTTTAGATACTTTAAAAGAAAATCTTACTTTGAAGGGTTCAGAGTACCATTCAGTGCAAATGTGGATTAATTGGCCAGTCAATGATGGATCGCGTAATAATTTAATTATGGGTGGTGCTAAGCATTATTTGAAGAATAATGTTGATAGTCATAAAATATACGGTATTATGTTAAACCCTATGATGCATGCTGAAGCATCTAAAACAGCTATTTTTGTTAATGCCGCTTATTCATGGCACCTTTGGAATAATGATCGTATAAGAAGTATCGTTGAACATAATGCTTTTAATTTTGTTGAAAATCATACATTTGAATCATCCAAAGGTTCTAAAGCCTTAGAGAATCTATCACAACATATGCAATTTAATGGGGCTATGCCCGATTTAAATCTTGAATCACCAAAATTAGATCCTAAACTACAAGAATTTCTTAAAAACTTTGATGAACAGACGACTACAAGAGAAGAAATATTAAAGCTTAAGTCTGAATTTAGTAAAATTAAGTACGATGCTTTATATTTTAAAAACTATGGTCAAACTAATCTTCGTAACGAAATGTTACCGTGGATAGATAATGCAATTGATCAAATGCAGTCATTGGAATTAGTTTGTGATTATTTGATAACTAATAATCGTGAATTTCTTAATAGTGCTGAAGAGATTTATCAGGAATCAAAAACGCATACTTTTAATTATCTTAAGGAAGTTAAGAGGGCTGAATTTGGTTCACAGAGTCTGGCCCCATTTTTAAAGAGAATTCTAACAATAGCGAATAAATAG
- a CDS encoding helix-turn-helix domain-containing protein: MLGSIAKLLELYPDAQEAFEPSSDPNDYNFLISGQWIVIRKDQLSSKEKFLLSLISQKNDNKSVSNPWWSFLIHENDKVPNEKINVRVIQFEVQKLESDNRANEWLNVFKDTFDDVVDSFWINKYTGILIEKETKSNMDKLEVQRMIQLIDSDFYTKSHVYVGQFWPVDAKLPNIFDMERQLFHKSLEMKDNVNNLSTVILDFLIEQNLKNTDMFKSLKKRINIDAKTTQMINMLYKCDSNLAKTSKELFLHRNTLLYRMEKFHEQTDFDLKDRNDLVLCFLLLK, encoded by the coding sequence ATGCTTGGAAGTATTGCTAAATTATTAGAATTGTACCCAGACGCGCAAGAAGCCTTTGAACCCAGTTCTGACCCCAATGATTATAATTTTTTGATATCAGGACAATGGATTGTGATTCGTAAGGATCAATTAAGTAGTAAAGAAAAATTTCTTTTGTCATTAATTAGTCAAAAAAATGACAATAAATCCGTTAGTAATCCTTGGTGGAGTTTTTTAATACATGAGAATGATAAGGTTCCGAACGAAAAAATAAACGTACGTGTTATTCAGTTTGAGGTTCAAAAATTAGAATCCGATAATCGAGCAAATGAATGGTTGAATGTATTCAAAGATACATTTGATGATGTAGTGGATAGTTTTTGGATTAATAAATATACTGGAATATTGATTGAAAAGGAAACTAAAAGTAATATGGACAAGCTCGAAGTCCAGAGAATGATCCAATTAATCGATTCTGATTTCTATACTAAGAGTCACGTTTATGTGGGACAGTTTTGGCCGGTGGATGCGAAACTTCCTAATATATTTGATATGGAACGACAATTATTTCATAAATCTTTAGAAATGAAAGATAATGTTAATAATTTGTCTACCGTTATTCTGGATTTCTTAATTGAACAGAATTTAAAAAATACAGATATGTTCAAATCACTCAAAAAAAGGATAAATATTGATGCAAAGACAACTCAGATGATTAATATGCTTTATAAATGTGATTCCAATTTAGCAAAAACGTCGAAAGAATTATTTTTACATCGAAATACGTTGCTGTATCGCATGGAGAAATTTCATGAGCAGACCGATTTTGATTTGAAAGATCGTAATGATTTAGTTCTATGTTTCTTATTACTTAAGTAA
- a CDS encoding ABC transporter ATP-binding protein codes for MVEIDLNHIYKRYANAEEDNYAVSDFDLHVKDKEFIVFVGPSGCGKSTTLRMIAGLEDITKGELIIDGKYENDTAPKDRNIAMVFQNYALYPHMTVFDNMAFGLKLRKYDKDKIKEKVDYAAKVLGLTDYLDRKPAALSGGQRQRVALGRAIVRDAPIFLMDEPLSNLDAKLRVSMRAEIARLHQELHTTTIYVTHDQTEAMTMADRIVVMSMGEVQQIGTPKEVYESPKNRFVAGFIGSPSMNFFDVHYKDGIVTDREGLKLKLPEGRSKVLDDAGYDDKDVTLGVRPEDIHAEGAMEETFPEATVESKVVVSELLGATSMLYSKVDGTEFVAIVDARDYHKPGDTVHLTFDLNKAHFFDEKTTNAIR; via the coding sequence ATGGTAGAAATTGATTTAAATCACATTTATAAAAGATATGCTAATGCTGAAGAGGATAATTATGCTGTATCCGATTTTGACTTACATGTAAAGGATAAGGAATTTATCGTTTTCGTTGGGCCTTCAGGTTGTGGTAAATCAACAACTTTGCGTATGATTGCTGGACTAGAGGATATTACTAAAGGTGAGTTAATTATTGATGGTAAATATGAAAATGATACAGCGCCTAAAGATCGTAATATTGCCATGGTTTTCCAAAATTATGCTTTGTATCCACATATGACAGTATTTGACAATATGGCCTTTGGATTGAAATTACGTAAGTATGATAAGGATAAAATCAAAGAGAAGGTTGACTATGCTGCTAAAGTTTTAGGTTTGACTGATTATCTTGATAGAAAACCTGCTGCATTGTCAGGTGGTCAAAGACAACGTGTTGCTTTAGGAAGAGCTATCGTTCGTGATGCTCCTATTTTCTTAATGGATGAACCTCTATCAAACTTGGATGCTAAACTTCGTGTTAGCATGCGTGCTGAAATTGCAAGATTGCATCAAGAGTTACATACGACAACAATTTATGTAACCCATGATCAAACTGAAGCAATGACAATGGCTGATAGAATTGTCGTTATGTCAATGGGTGAAGTTCAACAAATTGGGACTCCTAAAGAAGTCTATGAATCACCAAAGAACAGATTTGTCGCTGGATTTATTGGATCACCTTCAATGAACTTCTTTGATGTTCATTATAAAGATGGTATTGTAACAGATAGAGAAGGACTAAAACTTAAACTTCCAGAAGGTCGTTCAAAGGTTCTTGATGATGCTGGTTATGATGATAAGGATGTTACCTTGGGTGTTCGTCCAGAAGATATTCATGCTGAAGGTGCCATGGAAGAGACCTTCCCAGAAGCAACAGTTGAAAGTAAGGTTGTGGTTTCTGAATTGTTAGGTGCTACATCAATGCTTTATTCTAAGGTTGATGGTACAGAGTTTGTTGCAATTGTTGATGCTCGTGACTATCACAAACCAGGTGATACAGTTCATTTGACATTTGATTTAAACAAAGCACATTTCTTCGATGAAAAGACTACAAACGCAATTCGTTAA